One candidate division WOR-3 bacterium genomic window carries:
- a CDS encoding (Fe-S)-binding protein, producing MNNSLKLNPEIRRLLLEQGAEDAIKCYECGRCMAACPWNMLDGINYTTYQFPDLVRLGAILCSEDKDAVCRETNEVFRCVGCDSCLYECPRKVNISNILRSARRIMIDFGSYPAELKSLISRLTSNNNPLGEPQEKRKEWAQGLDIKEYNPALENLFFVCCITAYDARAKNVAKSIAQIFQKAGVSFGIASEKESCCGEAIRRAGGEKVFQLLFNNNLKSFRELNVKNAIAISPHCYAIFNNEYRSHHNFQPFHYTQVLFEQIKRGKIKPSRPFNKIVVYHDPCTLGRQSGIYEEPREILKSIPGLKLVEVPFFNRKNSVCCGAGSMGLWREYVNDERLVNLRLRQLLATGAGIIAVSCPYCLQMFEETLKSMDTNIKVMDIAEILYESL from the coding sequence ATGAATAATTCATTAAAACTCAATCCTGAAATCCGCCGACTGCTCCTCGAGCAAGGTGCGGAAGATGCAATAAAATGTTATGAATGCGGCCGGTGTATGGCTGCCTGCCCCTGGAATATGCTTGATGGTATAAATTATACCACATATCAGTTTCCGGATCTTGTGAGATTGGGTGCGATACTCTGTAGTGAAGACAAAGATGCAGTCTGTCGGGAAACAAATGAGGTATTTCGCTGTGTTGGTTGTGATAGTTGCCTTTATGAATGTCCAAGGAAGGTTAATATTTCCAATATCCTTCGTTCTGCACGTAGAATAATGATTGATTTTGGTTCGTATCCGGCAGAGCTAAAAAGCTTAATTTCCAGATTAACCAGTAATAACAATCCACTTGGTGAACCTCAGGAAAAGAGAAAAGAATGGGCACAGGGTTTAGATATAAAAGAGTACAATCCCGCACTTGAAAATCTTTTCTTTGTCTGCTGTATTACTGCCTACGACGCACGCGCAAAGAATGTGGCAAAGTCAATAGCACAGATATTTCAGAAAGCAGGTGTGAGTTTTGGCATTGCAAGCGAAAAAGAAAGTTGTTGTGGTGAGGCAATTAGACGAGCGGGCGGAGAGAAGGTGTTCCAGTTGTTATTTAACAATAATCTCAAGTCATTCCGAGAGTTAAATGTGAAGAATGCAATCGCAATTTCACCCCACTGCTATGCCATTTTTAATAATGAATATCGGAGTCATCACAATTTCCAGCCGTTTCACTACACACAGGTACTTTTTGAACAGATAAAACGCGGGAAGATAAAGCCTTCGAGACCATTCAACAAGATCGTAGTCTATCATGACCCGTGTACCCTGGGTCGTCAGAGTGGAATTTATGAAGAGCCAAGGGAGATATTAAAGTCAATTCCAGGATTGAAACTTGTTGAGGTTCCATTTTTCAATCGCAAGAATAGCGTCTGTTGTGGCGCAGGTTCAATGGGTTTATGGCGTGAATATGTGAATGATGAGCGTTTAGTCAATTTACGGTTGAGACAACTTCTTGCCACCGGTGCGGGAATAATTGCCGTTAGTTGTCCCTATTGTCTGCAGATGTTCGAAGAAACATTAAAATCAATGGATACAAATATTAAGGTTATGGATATTGCCGAGATTCTTTACGAATCTCTTTAA
- a CDS encoding electron transfer flavoprotein subunit beta/FixA family protein, whose product MDIIVCIKRVPQTAEAEVKIDATGRDIIKDRLTFDMNESDSYALEEAILLKEKYGGSVTVVSLGYPDSEDTLRIALAKGGDSAIRIKQEEMGELDGYKTAQILSSVIRGLKYDLILTGCMATDDAYSLVGQTVAELLGIPHATLVTKLEVINSKLQVYRELEGGLLEHLEMTLPALVTIQTGINAPRFASLIAIRRAASKEIRTIGKSELSADLEACSILEELSLPPVGKKAEIITGAPDEIATKVATIIKEKGLL is encoded by the coding sequence TTGGATATTATCGTTTGTATAAAAAGGGTGCCCCAGACTGCTGAAGCAGAGGTCAAGATTGATGCCACGGGACGCGATATTATAAAAGACCGACTCACCTTTGATATGAATGAATCCGATAGTTACGCCCTGGAAGAGGCGATACTGTTGAAAGAGAAATATGGCGGTTCGGTGACGGTCGTAAGTCTTGGTTACCCGGATAGTGAGGATACTTTGAGAATTGCCCTGGCAAAGGGCGGTGATTCTGCAATAAGGATAAAACAGGAAGAGATGGGCGAGCTGGATGGATACAAAACTGCTCAAATTTTGAGTTCGGTCATCAGGGGTCTGAAATATGATTTGATACTCACGGGCTGTATGGCGACCGATGATGCTTATTCACTCGTCGGACAGACTGTTGCTGAACTGCTCGGTATTCCCCATGCCACTTTGGTTACAAAACTTGAAGTAATTAACAGCAAATTACAGGTTTACCGGGAGCTCGAAGGCGGTTTGCTGGAACATCTGGAGATGACACTTCCGGCTTTGGTTACAATTCAAACCGGAATAAATGCACCTCGTTTCGCTTCTTTGATTGCTATCCGGCGTGCGGCCAGCAAGGAGATAAGGACCATCGGGAAAAGTGAGCTCAGTGCTGATTTAGAAGCATGCTCAATTCTCGAGGAACTTTCTTTACCTCCGGTCGGTAAGAAGGCTGAAATTATTACGGGTGCACCGGATGAGATTGCGACCAAGGTTGCCACGATTATAAAAGAAAAAGGGTTGTTGTAA
- the meaB gene encoding methylmalonyl Co-A mutase-associated GTPase MeaB, whose protein sequence is MDLIKSLLKGDKLSIARIITRVENDTGYEILDKIYPFTGRAFHIGITGPPGAGKSTLVNAIAKKFLAKNFKIGIIAVDPTSPFSGGALLGDRIRMSDLALHKNVFIRSMATRGSLGGLSRKTKDVALVLDAAGMDYILIETVGVGQVELDIAQVCDTKIVVLVPESGDSIQAMKAGLLEIADIVVVNKGDREGSDALLTELKFAFDLRPKSTWGVPILKTVATEESGIEELVGKIKSHEDYLKSSGEWQKIKKQRILNQIHEYIELEIKRHLHESVIDDTQLNRYVEKIMERKESPFKVAQKILSQMLKG, encoded by the coding sequence ATGGATTTAATCAAAAGTCTTTTAAAAGGGGATAAACTGAGTATAGCCCGGATTATCACCCGGGTTGAAAATGACACCGGTTATGAGATTCTGGATAAGATTTATCCTTTTACCGGCCGGGCATTTCATATTGGAATTACTGGGCCACCGGGTGCGGGTAAATCTACTCTGGTTAATGCAATCGCCAAGAAGTTTCTCGCTAAAAATTTTAAAATAGGAATTATTGCGGTTGATCCCACTTCGCCTTTTTCCGGTGGTGCACTTCTGGGCGACCGGATAAGAATGAGCGATTTGGCACTTCATAAAAATGTTTTCATTCGGAGTATGGCGACCCGGGGTAGCCTTGGTGGTCTCTCCAGGAAAACCAAAGATGTGGCGTTAGTTCTTGATGCCGCAGGTATGGATTACATTTTAATTGAGACAGTTGGTGTAGGTCAGGTGGAACTCGATATTGCCCAGGTATGTGATACAAAAATCGTAGTCCTTGTTCCAGAGTCAGGCGATTCCATCCAGGCGATGAAGGCTGGTCTTTTAGAGATCGCAGATATTGTTGTCGTAAATAAAGGTGATAGGGAAGGGAGTGATGCTCTTTTGACTGAGTTGAAATTTGCCTTTGATTTAAGACCAAAATCAACTTGGGGTGTTCCGATTTTAAAAACCGTTGCCACTGAAGAGTCGGGCATTGAAGAACTGGTAGGAAAGATAAAATCCCATGAGGATTATCTTAAAAGTAGTGGGGAATGGCAAAAAATCAAAAAACAGAGGATTCTTAACCAAATTCATGAGTATATTGAGTTGGAGATAAAAAGACATCTCCATGAATCGGTCATTGATGATACACAACTAAACCGCTACGTTGAAAAAATTATGGAGCGGAAAGAGAGTCCCTTTAAAGTGGCTCAAAAAATTCTGAGCCAGATGTTAAAGGGATAA
- a CDS encoding acyl-CoA dehydrogenase — protein MNFDLTAEQKMLQDQVRKFAEAELAPVAPEIDKTGQFPWENIKKCAKQGLLGIIVPEKYGGSGLDFVSLAIAIEEISRVCATTGVIVAVNNSLVTYPILTFGTEEQKQKYLPLLCSGEKIGAIGITEPNAGSDVAGMETTARLEGDYYILNGTKRFITNGTEAGIYVVFAYTNRELKHKGMSAFIVERGTPGFSLGKHEDLMGIRASGNCELIFEDCKIPKENLLGKEGEGFKICMNTLDVSRVDIGAQAVGIAQAALEAAIKYSKERKAFGQPICEFEMIQSMLAEMATQIHAARLLVYYAGFCKDKGMPRFSKESAMAKYFAATIAVDVTRKAVQIFGGYGYTKDYVVERLYRDAKILELYEGTSEIQKIVIARELLK, from the coding sequence ATGAATTTTGATTTAACTGCTGAACAAAAGATGCTTCAAGACCAGGTGCGTAAGTTTGCGGAAGCCGAACTGGCACCGGTCGCACCGGAGATAGACAAAACCGGTCAATTTCCTTGGGAAAATATTAAAAAATGTGCCAAACAGGGACTGCTTGGTATTATCGTTCCGGAAAAATATGGAGGCTCGGGATTGGATTTTGTTTCGCTGGCAATCGCTATTGAGGAAATATCACGTGTCTGCGCTACTACCGGGGTTATCGTGGCGGTGAATAATTCCCTTGTCACCTATCCCATTCTCACCTTCGGAACCGAGGAACAGAAGCAGAAGTATTTACCCCTTTTGTGCAGTGGCGAAAAGATTGGAGCGATTGGTATAACGGAACCGAATGCTGGAAGCGATGTGGCAGGAATGGAGACCACTGCAAGACTTGAAGGAGATTATTATATCCTCAATGGCACTAAGCGCTTTATTACCAATGGCACCGAGGCGGGAATATATGTGGTATTTGCCTACACCAATCGCGAATTGAAGCACAAAGGAATGTCGGCATTTATTGTGGAACGCGGAACCCCGGGTTTCAGTCTCGGGAAACACGAAGACTTGATGGGTATAAGAGCGAGTGGGAATTGTGAATTGATATTTGAAGATTGTAAAATTCCTAAAGAAAACCTACTCGGCAAAGAAGGAGAAGGATTTAAAATCTGTATGAATACATTGGATGTCTCCCGGGTGGATATCGGTGCTCAGGCAGTGGGTATCGCTCAGGCGGCACTCGAAGCAGCAATAAAATATTCAAAAGAGCGGAAGGCATTTGGTCAGCCAATCTGTGAGTTTGAAATGATACAATCCATGCTGGCCGAGATGGCGACTCAGATTCACGCTGCCCGGTTGCTCGTTTACTATGCAGGATTTTGCAAGGATAAAGGCATGCCGCGTTTTTCCAAAGAATCAGCCATGGCAAAGTATTTTGCCGCTACAATCGCCGTGGATGTTACGAGAAAAGCAGTTCAGATTTTTGGCGGCTATGGTTATACCAAAGATTATGTTGTTGAGCGGTTATACCGAGACGCCAAAATACTTGAACTCTATGAGGGAACGAGCGAAATTCAGAAGATTGTGATTGCCCGGGAATTGCTAAAGTGA
- a CDS encoding glutamine--tRNA ligase/YqeY domain fusion protein: MNNSKPKDFIREIIDEHNRTGRFGGKVHTRFPPEPNGYLHIGHAKAICIDFGIAEEYGGLCNLRFDDTNPTKEETEYVEAIKEDIRWLGFDWGDREYYASDYFEKLYEFAIILIKKGKAYVCDCTPEEVRRMRGTLTEPGVECPHRNRSVEENLELFRRMRAGEFPDGSRTLRAKIDMKHGNLNMRDPIMYRILHVPHHRTGDKWCIYPTYDWAHGQSDSIEGITHSICTLEFEDHRPLYDWFLDELGIHHPQQIEFARLNLTYTVLSKRKLLQLVEGGYVSGWDDPRMPTISGLRRRGYTPQAIRNFCDIIGVSKNNTVVDIALLEHCLRDDLNKRAPRRMAVLKPLKVIIDNYPDGRVEELEAINNPEDLSMGTRKVPFSKVIYIEQDDFREDPPKEFYRLAPGREVRLRYAYFIKCVDVVKDKEGNILEIHCTYDPATRGGDSPDGRKVKSTLHWVSADHCIEAEVRLYDRLFKTADPDEGGDFLKNLNPDSLKILTGCKLEPALRDVKPGDLFQFERLGYFCVDKDSKPDKLIFNRAVTIKDTWAKIEARLKQK; the protein is encoded by the coding sequence ATGAACAATTCAAAACCCAAAGATTTTATTCGGGAAATCATTGATGAACATAATCGCACCGGCAGGTTCGGGGGAAAGGTTCATACGCGGTTTCCACCTGAACCCAACGGTTATCTACATATTGGACACGCAAAGGCGATCTGCATTGATTTTGGCATTGCTGAAGAATACGGCGGGCTCTGTAATCTGCGATTTGATGACACCAATCCCACCAAGGAAGAAACTGAATATGTGGAAGCAATTAAAGAGGATATCCGCTGGCTCGGTTTTGACTGGGGAGACCGGGAATACTATGCCTCTGATTACTTTGAAAAACTTTACGAGTTTGCTATCATCCTGATCAAAAAAGGGAAAGCCTATGTTTGTGATTGTACTCCTGAGGAAGTGCGGCGAATGCGCGGAACATTAACTGAACCTGGTGTGGAATGTCCACATCGCAATCGTTCGGTTGAAGAAAACCTTGAACTATTTAGAAGGATGAGAGCAGGTGAATTTCCGGATGGCTCCAGAACTTTGCGGGCAAAGATTGATATGAAACATGGTAATTTGAATATGCGCGATCCGATTATGTATCGTATCTTACATGTTCCACACCATCGTACTGGCGACAAATGGTGTATTTATCCCACCTATGATTGGGCACATGGTCAATCGGATTCTATTGAAGGGATTACCCATTCCATCTGCACGCTGGAGTTTGAAGACCATCGTCCATTATATGATTGGTTTCTGGATGAACTGGGTATTCATCATCCTCAACAGATTGAATTCGCTCGTCTCAATCTGACATATACTGTGCTGAGCAAACGGAAATTATTACAACTTGTTGAGGGCGGCTATGTGAGTGGCTGGGATGACCCGCGGATGCCAACAATTTCGGGCCTGAGGAGGAGAGGTTATACTCCGCAGGCGATAAGAAATTTCTGCGACATAATCGGTGTATCAAAGAATAACACGGTTGTGGACATTGCCTTGCTTGAACACTGTCTGCGCGATGATTTAAATAAACGGGCGCCCAGAAGGATGGCGGTTTTGAAACCTTTAAAGGTAATCATTGATAATTATCCGGATGGGCGTGTTGAAGAACTTGAGGCGATAAACAATCCAGAAGATTTAAGCATGGGAACCCGGAAGGTGCCGTTCTCAAAAGTAATCTATATTGAACAAGATGATTTTCGTGAAGACCCACCCAAAGAATTTTATCGATTGGCACCGGGTAGAGAAGTCCGACTGCGATATGCCTATTTCATTAAATGTGTTGATGTGGTAAAAGATAAAGAGGGTAATATCCTGGAAATCCACTGCACCTATGACCCGGCGACCCGGGGGGGTGATTCTCCAGACGGGCGTAAAGTAAAGTCCACATTACACTGGGTTTCGGCTGACCATTGTATTGAAGCCGAAGTGCGACTATACGACCGGCTATTTAAAACTGCAGACCCGGATGAAGGCGGTGATTTCCTGAAAAATTTAAATCCAGATTCGCTCAAGATTCTCACCGGTTGTAAACTGGAGCCGGCCCTCCGCGATGTCAAACCCGGGGATCTCTTCCAATTTGAGCGACTTGGTTATTTTTGTGTTGACAAAGATTCAAAGCCGGATAAACTAATTTTTAATCGCGCAGTGACAATCAAGGATACCTGGGCAAAAATTGAGGCACGTTTAAAGCAAAAATGA
- a CDS encoding acyl-CoA dehydrogenase family protein encodes MILSEKHKEFREKVQAFANNEVAPRAKEIDKKGEFPWDLVKRMGELGFLGIYIPREYGGAGLDVLSYAIAVEEIGRVCGSTGIFLAAHSSLGVFPIYYAGTEEQKKKWLIPLARGEKIGSFGLTEPNAGSDAAGTQTRFRLEGEKYIINGTKRFITSGHVADVIIFTATKDPALGYKGISAFVVEKGTPGFTLGREEDKLGLRGSITSELIFEDCAIPKENILGKEGDGFKIFMETLDGGRISIGALALGIAQGALDASIKFIQENGLSKNQYLQERVAEMATEIEAARLLVYHAAQLKDAGLPYVKESAMAKYYASTIGMKVTSMAIDIHGLLGITDEYPVERFLRDEKLMEIGEGTSEIQKIVIARQILGK; translated from the coding sequence ATGATATTGAGCGAAAAACATAAAGAATTTAGGGAAAAGGTGCAGGCATTTGCTAATAATGAAGTAGCACCCAGGGCAAAAGAGATAGACAAAAAGGGTGAATTTCCCTGGGATCTGGTGAAGAGAATGGGCGAACTTGGTTTTCTGGGTATCTATATCCCAAGGGAATATGGTGGGGCAGGACTTGATGTTCTTTCCTATGCAATTGCGGTTGAGGAGATCGGCCGGGTATGTGGTTCAACAGGAATATTTTTAGCTGCCCATTCCTCTCTTGGCGTATTTCCAATTTATTATGCAGGCACTGAAGAACAGAAGAAAAAATGGCTCATCCCTTTAGCCAGAGGAGAGAAGATTGGTTCCTTTGGTCTGACCGAACCCAACGCCGGGAGCGATGCTGCAGGTACCCAGACACGATTCCGGCTTGAGGGTGAGAAATACATCATCAATGGAACAAAGCGGTTTATTACCTCAGGGCATGTGGCGGATGTGATTATTTTTACTGCTACTAAAGATCCGGCATTAGGTTATAAAGGAATCTCAGCGTTTGTCGTAGAAAAGGGTACACCAGGATTTACACTGGGTAGAGAGGAGGATAAACTCGGTTTGCGTGGTTCAATAACCTCGGAATTGATATTTGAAGATTGCGCAATTCCCAAAGAGAATATTCTGGGCAAAGAAGGTGATGGATTTAAAATCTTTATGGAGACACTCGATGGAGGACGAATTTCAATTGGTGCCCTGGCATTGGGTATTGCTCAGGGGGCGCTTGATGCCTCTATTAAATTCATTCAAGAAAATGGATTGAGTAAAAACCAGTACTTACAAGAGAGGGTTGCGGAAATGGCGACCGAGATCGAAGCCGCAAGACTATTAGTTTATCATGCTGCACAATTAAAAGATGCCGGTTTACCCTATGTCAAAGAATCAGCGATGGCGAAATATTATGCCTCTACGATCGGAATGAAGGTGACAAGTATGGCAATTGATATCCATGGCCTACTTGGTATCACCGACGAATATCCCGTGGAGCGGTTTTTACGCGATGAAAAATTAATGGAGATTGGTGAGGGAACGAGTGAAATTCAAAAGATTGTTATTGCCCGGCAGATTTTGGGAAAATAG
- a CDS encoding acyl-CoA dehydrogenase family protein, whose protein sequence is MGLIKFNNEQKLIENEIRKFAVQEIEPISQKIEKDGRIPEGIFKKLMELGLLAPIIPLELGGAGMDTTSLCIIIEELSKYCASLGLVIAVNNGLGSFTLLKLGLEKAKPYLTRLINGEIVGFSYDGESKDLEIVQENPLIINGKRRFVFNGELANFFLFELNTEKGSGLFVIEKSASKQIEIPYSLGMKGAGIADIVFEKLQISEESRLIDGVNFIKAMEGINSYFNLCLSAIALGIAQAGLDASIKYSKERRQFNRPICEFPMVREMLAEMKIKIESARNLVYDAANRVDSGEDYILAADIALATAAETAVYCGIKSVQVFGGYGYTKDYPVERYLRDAKSIQVIGRSGFVLKEKIVRNLLG, encoded by the coding sequence ATGGGTTTAATAAAATTTAACAACGAACAAAAATTAATCGAGAATGAAATAAGAAAGTTTGCAGTTCAGGAGATTGAACCTATATCCCAGAAGATCGAAAAGGACGGTAGAATCCCTGAAGGAATCTTTAAAAAACTGATGGAATTAGGATTGTTAGCACCAATAATCCCTCTTGAATTGGGTGGTGCGGGAATGGATACGACAAGTCTATGCATTATCATTGAAGAATTATCGAAATATTGTGCTTCGCTTGGCTTGGTGATTGCGGTCAATAATGGACTTGGTTCATTTACATTGTTAAAATTGGGGCTTGAGAAAGCAAAACCGTATCTTACCAGGCTTATTAATGGAGAAATCGTGGGGTTTTCATATGATGGTGAATCAAAGGATTTAGAGATAGTTCAAGAAAATCCTTTGATAATAAATGGTAAAAGGAGGTTTGTTTTTAACGGCGAATTGGCGAATTTTTTTCTCTTCGAACTCAATACCGAAAAAGGTTCCGGATTGTTTGTTATAGAGAAATCAGCTTCAAAGCAGATAGAAATACCATATTCATTAGGAATGAAAGGGGCAGGTATTGCGGATATAGTTTTTGAAAAGTTACAAATCTCCGAAGAGTCCCGGTTGATAGATGGGGTAAATTTTATCAAAGCAATGGAAGGAATAAATAGCTATTTTAATCTTTGTCTTTCGGCTATAGCATTAGGTATCGCCCAGGCTGGGTTGGATGCATCAATAAAATACTCAAAAGAGCGTCGGCAATTCAATAGACCGATATGCGAATTCCCGATGGTCAGGGAGATGCTGGCAGAGATGAAAATAAAAATCGAATCAGCACGGAATCTTGTTTATGACGCAGCAAACCGGGTTGATTCTGGAGAGGATTATATACTTGCTGCTGATATTGCGCTCGCTACTGCTGCCGAAACCGCAGTCTATTGTGGCATAAAATCGGTTCAGGTCTTCGGCGGCTATGGCTATACCAAAGATTATCCAGTTGAGAGATACCTAAGGGATGCAAAAAGCATTCAGGTTATAGGTCGGTCGGGTTTTGTTTTAAAAGAGAAAATAGTCAGAAACCTACTCGGATAG
- a CDS encoding asparaginase domain-containing protein — translation MSIRIFVTGGTFDKEYNELTGELYFKDTHIPQMLRLGRCRVPVEIRTLMMIDSRNMTDEDRELIARNCIKTPEARIVITHGTDTMVETAKYLAERVKNKTIVLTGAMVPYTFGSSDGMFNLGCALAFVQVLPPGVYIAMNGRYFTHDNVRKNKKTGEFEEL, via the coding sequence ATGTCGATAAGAATTTTCGTAACCGGTGGCACATTTGATAAAGAGTATAATGAATTAACCGGTGAATTGTATTTTAAGGATACCCACATTCCTCAGATGTTGCGATTAGGAAGGTGTCGGGTTCCGGTAGAAATCAGAACCCTGATGATGATCGATAGCCGGAATATGACCGATGAAGACCGGGAATTGATTGCCCGAAATTGCATCAAAACTCCTGAAGCGCGCATTGTCATTACCCATGGCACTGATACAATGGTTGAAACCGCTAAATACTTAGCGGAGCGGGTGAAAAACAAAACGATTGTTTTAACTGGCGCCATGGTTCCATATACCTTTGGCAGTTCTGATGGGATGTTTAATCTTGGTTGCGCATTGGCATTTGTTCAGGTTCTGCCGCCTGGAGTTTACATCGCGATGAATGGACGGTATTTCACCCACGATAATGTCCGGAAGAATAAAAAGACCGGCGAGTTTGAGGAACTTTAA
- a CDS encoding electron transfer flavoprotein subunit alpha/FixB family protein: MAGIAILVEHRQGQIRDITFELLTLGRKLAQSLNTKCTAVLLADDSSKFIGQLKDQADRIIVMESGVFRDFNAEVYQIALAEVLKKETPFLMLIGHTALGMDLGPALATQLDLPFATDCLDVQIFDGKVRVIRSMYDGKLNARVLLRESPSYILTCRSGNTPVETANLDAEIINWEPPIDAQPEYRKFIEYIEAAVGAVDITKADIIVAVGRGIKDKANLPLIEDFARVIGGVLGCTRPVVDAGWLPKEHQVGSSGKTVKPKLYIALGISGAFQHIMGMKNSDTIIAVNKDPNAPIFNEADYGIVEDLFKVVPVLKNKILEMKQAKGM; the protein is encoded by the coding sequence ATGGCTGGGATAGCAATTCTCGTTGAACATCGCCAGGGGCAGATTCGCGACATCACTTTTGAACTTTTGACCCTGGGGCGCAAACTGGCGCAAAGTTTAAATACCAAATGCACGGCTGTGCTCCTGGCTGACGATTCTTCAAAATTTATTGGCCAATTGAAAGACCAGGCTGATCGTATAATCGTTATGGAGAGTGGGGTATTTAGAGATTTCAATGCCGAAGTATATCAGATTGCCTTAGCGGAAGTTTTGAAAAAGGAAACCCCGTTTTTGATGCTCATAGGCCATACCGCGCTTGGTATGGATCTGGGACCAGCACTCGCCACCCAGTTGGATCTGCCGTTTGCTACGGATTGCCTTGATGTACAGATTTTTGATGGCAAAGTGAGGGTTATTCGTTCGATGTATGATGGAAAATTAAATGCCCGGGTGCTTTTGAGAGAAAGTCCATCTTACATCCTTACCTGCCGGAGTGGAAACACACCTGTGGAAACAGCAAATCTTGATGCCGAAATTATAAATTGGGAACCACCGATAGATGCCCAACCCGAATATCGTAAATTCATTGAATACATTGAGGCTGCGGTCGGTGCGGTGGATATCACCAAGGCCGATATTATTGTCGCGGTGGGCAGAGGAATAAAAGATAAAGCAAATCTTCCTTTAATTGAAGACTTTGCCCGGGTGATCGGTGGAGTGCTGGGCTGTACCCGACCGGTTGTGGATGCTGGCTGGCTTCCTAAAGAGCATCAGGTCGGTTCATCAGGTAAGACTGTTAAACCTAAATTATATATCGCCCTGGGTATTTCAGGTGCATTCCAGCATATAATGGGGATGAAGAATTCAGATACTATCATCGCGGTTAACAAAGACCCTAATGCTCCGATATTTAATGAGGCAGATTACGGCATTGTTGAAGACCTTTTTAAAGTTGTTCCGGTTCTTAAGAATAAAATTCTGGAAATGAAACAAGCAAAAGGTATGTGA